One part of the Streptomyces sp. AM 2-1-1 genome encodes these proteins:
- the fdh gene encoding formate dehydrogenase: MGLRTWITEWPVYRQLTGDDPLGRGHAARSPHTEALRPRTETADRIVRSVCPYCAVGCGQQVYVKDERVVQIEGDPDSPVSRGRLCPKGSATLQLTTGEGRRHEVLYRRPHATDWEPLDLETAMDMVADRVVETRARTWEWERDGVRTARTMGIASLGGATLDNEENYLIKKLLTGLGIVQVENQARVCHSSTVAGLGTSFGRGGATTFMQDLQHSDCIVIQGSNYAEAHPVGFQWVMEAKARGAKIIHVDPRFTRTSALADLHVPIRAGSDIAFLGAIINHVLTEEKDFREYVLRYTNASFLVSEDFRDTEDLDGVFSGFDPGTGTYDPVSWQYEGVDVQAPAGDPDQRYEERIEEAGGSETHGSGGAQTVGVPPRDESLKNPRCVYQVLKRHYARYTPELVEETCGIPRATFLEVCEALTANSGRERTSAFCYAVGWTQHTVGSQYIRAACVLQLLLGNIGRPGGGIQALRGHASIQGSSDIPTLFNLLPGYLPMPHAHLHEDLEGFIAASRTDKGFWGNMRAYFVSLLKAYYGDAATAENDFCFDHLPRLTGSHSTYETVMAQLDGECKGYFLMGENPAVGSANTRLQRLGMARLDWLVVRDFSLIESATWWKDGPETETGEMRTEDIATEVFFFPAASHTEKSGSFTNTNRWVQWHQAAVEPGGDARSDLWFMYHLGRRIKERLRDSTDPRDRPVQDLTWDYPVSGPLREPDATAVLAEINGRAPDGAHLSAYTELKDDGSTSCGCWIYCGVYADGVNQANRRKPHTEQSWTALEWAWAWPANRRILYNRASADPGGRPWSARKAYVWWDADAGRWTGHDVPDFIPDLDPAHVPAEDATGPEALRGDDPFIMQADGKGWLYVPAGLEDGPLPTHYEPQDSPFTNLLYPGVPRSPARKVLAREGNRYHPSGDEPGAGVYPYIVTTHRLTEHFTAGGMSRWSPYLSELQPEFFCELSPQLAAERGLEHGGWATVITARNAVEARVLVTRRIRPLTVHGRTVHQIGMPFHWGPNGVVTGDAANELMAISMDPNAHIQEDKALTADIRPGRRPRGPALPELVAEYRRRAGITEDTGKEPRP; this comes from the coding sequence ATGGGCCTGCGTACCTGGATCACCGAGTGGCCGGTCTACCGGCAACTCACCGGAGACGACCCGCTCGGCCGCGGCCACGCCGCCCGCTCCCCGCACACCGAGGCACTCCGTCCCCGTACGGAGACCGCCGACCGGATCGTGCGATCGGTGTGCCCCTACTGCGCGGTCGGCTGCGGCCAGCAGGTCTACGTCAAGGACGAACGGGTCGTCCAGATCGAGGGCGACCCCGACTCGCCCGTCAGCCGCGGCCGGCTCTGTCCCAAGGGCTCCGCGACCCTCCAGCTCACCACCGGCGAGGGCCGTCGGCACGAGGTTCTGTACCGCCGCCCGCACGCCACCGACTGGGAGCCGCTGGACCTGGAGACTGCCATGGACATGGTGGCCGACCGGGTCGTCGAGACCCGGGCGCGCACCTGGGAGTGGGAGCGCGACGGCGTACGCACCGCCCGCACGATGGGCATCGCCAGCCTCGGCGGAGCGACCCTCGACAACGAGGAGAACTACCTCATCAAGAAGTTGCTGACCGGTCTGGGAATCGTGCAGGTCGAGAACCAGGCGCGGGTCTGCCACAGCTCCACCGTCGCCGGGCTAGGCACCTCGTTCGGACGCGGCGGCGCCACCACCTTCATGCAGGACCTCCAGCACTCCGACTGCATCGTGATCCAGGGGTCCAACTACGCCGAGGCCCACCCCGTCGGCTTCCAATGGGTCATGGAGGCCAAAGCGCGCGGCGCGAAGATCATCCACGTCGACCCCCGGTTCACCCGCACCAGCGCCCTCGCCGACCTGCACGTCCCCATCCGGGCCGGCAGCGACATCGCCTTCCTCGGCGCGATCATCAACCACGTGCTGACGGAGGAGAAGGACTTCCGCGAGTACGTGCTGCGCTACACCAACGCCTCGTTCCTGGTCTCGGAGGACTTCCGGGACACCGAGGACCTCGACGGGGTCTTCTCCGGCTTCGACCCCGGGACCGGCACCTACGACCCCGTGAGCTGGCAGTACGAAGGCGTCGACGTGCAGGCCCCGGCCGGGGACCCCGACCAGCGCTACGAGGAGCGGATCGAGGAAGCCGGAGGGTCCGAGACCCACGGCTCCGGGGGCGCCCAGACCGTGGGCGTGCCGCCCCGGGACGAGTCCCTGAAGAACCCGCGCTGCGTCTACCAGGTCCTCAAGCGCCACTACGCCCGCTACACCCCCGAACTGGTGGAGGAGACCTGCGGGATCCCCCGGGCCACCTTCCTCGAAGTGTGCGAGGCGCTCACCGCCAACTCGGGCCGCGAACGCACCAGTGCCTTCTGCTACGCCGTCGGCTGGACCCAGCACACCGTCGGATCGCAGTACATCCGGGCCGCCTGCGTCCTCCAACTCCTCCTCGGCAACATCGGCCGCCCCGGCGGCGGCATCCAGGCGCTGCGCGGCCACGCCTCCATCCAGGGCTCCAGCGACATCCCCACCCTCTTCAACCTCCTCCCCGGCTACCTGCCGATGCCGCACGCCCACCTCCACGAGGACCTGGAGGGGTTCATCGCGGCGAGCCGCACCGACAAGGGCTTCTGGGGCAACATGCGGGCCTACTTCGTCAGCCTCCTCAAGGCGTACTACGGCGACGCGGCCACCGCCGAGAACGACTTCTGCTTCGACCACCTGCCGCGACTCACCGGCTCGCACAGCACCTACGAGACCGTCATGGCGCAGCTGGACGGTGAGTGCAAGGGCTACTTCCTCATGGGGGAGAACCCCGCCGTCGGCTCCGCCAACACCCGGCTCCAGCGCCTCGGCATGGCCCGGCTCGACTGGCTCGTGGTCCGGGACTTCTCCCTCATCGAGTCGGCGACCTGGTGGAAGGACGGCCCGGAGACCGAGACCGGCGAGATGCGCACGGAGGACATCGCCACCGAGGTGTTCTTCTTCCCCGCCGCCTCGCACACCGAGAAATCCGGCTCCTTCACCAACACCAACCGGTGGGTCCAGTGGCACCAGGCCGCAGTCGAACCCGGCGGAGACGCCCGCAGCGACCTCTGGTTCATGTACCACCTCGGCCGCCGGATCAAGGAGCGCCTGCGCGACTCCACCGACCCCCGCGACCGGCCGGTCCAGGACCTCACCTGGGACTACCCCGTGTCGGGACCGCTGCGCGAACCCGACGCCACCGCCGTCCTCGCCGAGATCAACGGCCGCGCCCCGGACGGCGCGCATCTCTCCGCGTACACCGAGCTGAAGGACGACGGCTCCACCTCGTGCGGCTGCTGGATCTACTGCGGGGTCTACGCGGACGGCGTCAACCAGGCGAACCGCCGCAAGCCGCACACCGAGCAGAGCTGGACCGCCCTCGAATGGGCGTGGGCCTGGCCCGCCAACCGGCGCATCCTCTACAACCGCGCCTCCGCCGACCCCGGGGGACGCCCCTGGAGCGCGCGCAAGGCATACGTGTGGTGGGACGCCGACGCGGGCCGCTGGACCGGCCACGACGTGCCCGACTTCATCCCCGACCTCGACCCGGCGCACGTACCGGCCGAGGACGCCACCGGACCCGAAGCCCTGCGCGGCGACGACCCGTTCATCATGCAGGCCGACGGCAAGGGCTGGCTCTACGTCCCCGCCGGCCTGGAGGACGGGCCGCTGCCCACGCACTACGAACCGCAGGACTCACCCTTCACCAACCTGCTGTACCCCGGCGTCCCGCGCTCCCCGGCCCGCAAGGTCCTGGCGCGGGAGGGCAACCGCTACCACCCGAGCGGCGACGAACCGGGCGCCGGGGTCTACCCGTACATCGTCACGACGCACCGGCTCACCGAGCACTTCACCGCCGGGGGAATGAGCCGCTGGTCCCCCTACCTGAGCGAACTGCAACCGGAGTTCTTCTGCGAACTCTCCCCGCAGCTCGCCGCCGAGCGCGGCCTGGAGCACGGCGGCTGGGCCACCGTCATCACCGCGCGCAACGCCGTCGAGGCCAGGGTGCTGGTCACTCGGCGGATCAGACCGCTGACCGTGCACGGACGGACCGTCCACCAGATCGGCATGCCCTTCCACTGGGGGCCCAACGGGGTCGTGACCGGCGACGCGGCCAACGAGCTCATGGCCATCTCGATGGACCCCAACGCCCACATCCAGGAGGACAAGGCGCTCACCGCCGACATCCGGCCCGGCCGCCGGCCGCGCGGACCCGCCCTGCCGGAACTCGTCGCCGAGTACCGCCGCCGGGCCGGCATCACCGAGGACACCGGAAAGGAACCGCGGCCATGA
- a CDS encoding DUF4873 domain-containing protein, which yields MTDTYEGPATLVIGTEETAVMAVLHAPGGGTAPGNWTGTVQADGLQTSFWPAVQSGGVEIRMPDGRRGTAQIDMDAESGNATVSGTGPAPF from the coding sequence ATGACAGACACCTACGAAGGCCCCGCCACACTCGTCATCGGTACCGAGGAGACCGCCGTCATGGCCGTGCTGCATGCCCCGGGCGGCGGAACCGCTCCCGGGAACTGGACCGGCACGGTCCAGGCCGACGGTCTGCAGACCTCGTTCTGGCCCGCCGTGCAGAGCGGTGGCGTCGAGATCCGCATGCCGGACGGCCGCCGGGGGACGGCCCAGATCGACATGGACGCCGAGAGCGGGAACGCCACGGTCAGCGGCACCGGCCCCGCACCCTTCTGA
- a CDS encoding DUF2945 domain-containing protein, whose product MAKKGSKKDEQLSKGDDVTWKSHGQDVEGSVTRKIDRRAEAAGRTVDASKDDPQYEVESDKTGKSAVHKPGSLHKKGGGS is encoded by the coding sequence ATGGCGAAGAAGGGCTCGAAGAAGGACGAGCAGCTGTCGAAGGGCGACGACGTCACGTGGAAGAGCCACGGGCAGGACGTCGAGGGTTCCGTCACGCGCAAGATCGACCGGCGTGCCGAGGCCGCCGGGCGCACCGTGGACGCGTCGAAGGACGACCCCCAGTACGAGGTGGAGAGCGACAAGACGGGCAAGTCCGCCGTGCACAAGCCCGGGTCACTGCACAAGAAGGGCGGCGGCTCGTGA
- a CDS encoding DUF3140 domain-containing protein, with the protein MSGGDDEDRRATVDGFGEAVNMTAGELEKWLGTDTSREVGQKDGGGESTGHASGRRIVELLRTKKDDLGDDDLAHMRKVTGYVRRHLAQRPSGDSSDTRWRYSLMNWGHDPEK; encoded by the coding sequence GTGAGCGGCGGAGACGACGAGGACCGACGGGCCACCGTCGACGGTTTCGGCGAGGCCGTCAACATGACCGCCGGCGAGCTGGAGAAGTGGCTCGGCACGGACACCTCGCGGGAGGTGGGCCAGAAGGACGGGGGCGGCGAGTCGACCGGTCACGCCTCGGGCCGCCGGATCGTCGAGTTGCTGCGCACCAAGAAGGACGACCTCGGTGACGACGACCTCGCCCACATGCGCAAGGTCACCGGCTACGTACGGCGGCACCTGGCACAGCGGCCCTCGGGCGACAGCTCCGACACCCGGTGGCGCTACTCGCTCATGAACTGGGGTCACGACCCGGAGAAGTAG
- a CDS encoding NAD(P)H-dependent oxidoreductase: MRALALVCTLNASPAPSSSQLLASQVMAEFERLGVSGDIVRVVDHDVRAGVGLDMGDGDGWPALRAKVLAADILLLATPIWLGHPSSLCQRVLERLDAELSESDDQGRLLTYGKVAAVAVVGNEDGAHKVSADLFQGLDDVGFSLAPGAVTYWVGEAMRGTDYQDLDETPDAVASTTRTLAANTVHLARLLADHPYPAS; encoded by the coding sequence ATGCGCGCACTCGCTCTCGTCTGCACGTTGAACGCGTCGCCCGCCCCCTCCAGCAGCCAGTTGCTCGCCTCGCAGGTGATGGCGGAGTTCGAGCGCCTCGGGGTTTCGGGGGACATCGTGCGGGTGGTCGATCACGACGTCCGCGCGGGCGTCGGCCTCGACATGGGGGACGGGGACGGATGGCCGGCGCTGCGTGCGAAGGTGCTCGCCGCCGACATCCTCCTCCTCGCCACGCCGATCTGGCTCGGCCACCCCTCCAGCCTCTGTCAGCGGGTCCTGGAACGCCTCGACGCCGAACTCTCCGAGAGCGACGACCAGGGCCGCCTGCTCACGTACGGGAAGGTGGCGGCGGTCGCCGTCGTGGGCAACGAGGACGGGGCGCACAAGGTGAGCGCGGACCTGTTCCAAGGGCTCGACGACGTGGGGTTCTCCCTCGCGCCGGGAGCGGTGACCTACTGGGTCGGGGAGGCGATGCGGGGCACCGACTACCAGGACCTGGACGAGACGCCCGACGCGGTGGCGTCGACGACCCGCACGCTCGCCGCCAACACCGTCCACCTGGCGCGCCTGCTGGCCGATCACCCCTATCCGGCGTCCTGA
- a CDS encoding plasmid stabilization protein, whose amino-acid sequence MPAGSNAKRERQYEHIKESQQERGTSASRAEEIAARTVNKERARSGESRTASKTSTQDKKSAYQRGGERSHQGAQGPTRDQLYAEARKKNIDGRSSMNKEQLRKALGR is encoded by the coding sequence ATGCCTGCTGGATCGAACGCGAAGCGCGAACGTCAGTACGAGCACATCAAGGAGAGTCAGCAGGAACGGGGCACCTCCGCATCACGGGCCGAGGAGATCGCCGCCCGGACGGTGAACAAGGAGCGGGCTCGGTCCGGCGAGTCCAGGACGGCGAGCAAGACGTCCACCCAGGACAAGAAGTCCGCCTACCAGCGCGGCGGCGAGCGCTCCCACCAGGGTGCACAGGGCCCGACGAGGGACCAGCTCTACGCGGAAGCCAGGAAGAAGAACATCGACGGGCGCTCCTCCATGAACAAGGAGCAGCTGCGGAAGGCGCTCGGGCGCTGA
- a CDS encoding DUF5709 domain-containing protein: protein MPDQARGDDVYQPQNDGQDPPNDELDMEDALGERNLDDQMEEGYSPPERPLGVDKFGTTGEEERRGESLDQRLAQEVADVRPPDGDGIGDIAQGDGEPEDRIEGGTRAGRLSEADDATGRHTDVFAEDVGIDGGAASAEEAAVHVVDDVEEDGRGR, encoded by the coding sequence ATGCCGGATCAGGCGCGCGGCGACGACGTCTATCAGCCGCAGAACGACGGTCAGGACCCGCCCAACGACGAGCTCGACATGGAAGACGCGCTCGGCGAACGGAATCTGGACGACCAGATGGAAGAGGGCTACTCCCCTCCCGAACGCCCGCTGGGGGTGGACAAGTTCGGCACGACGGGTGAGGAGGAGCGCCGCGGCGAATCGCTGGACCAGCGGCTCGCCCAAGAGGTCGCCGACGTCCGGCCGCCCGACGGGGACGGCATCGGCGACATTGCCCAGGGCGACGGCGAACCGGAGGACCGGATCGAGGGCGGCACGCGTGCGGGCCGCCTCAGTGAGGCCGACGACGCGACCGGTAGGCACACCGATGTCTTCGCCGAGGACGTCGGCATCGACGGCGGGGCCGCTTCCGCCGAGGAAGCCGCGGTGCACGTCGTCGACGACGTGGAAGAGGACGGCCGGGGACGCTGA
- a CDS encoding isochorismatase family cysteine hydrolase has product MAKGALIVIDMINTYDHPDAEQLVPSVRTALPSLTGLVDRARSEGVPVIYANDNFGEWRSHHGELVETSLAGKNAELVRPLLPADNDLFVVKARHSIFYETPLEYLLKQLGADHVVLCGQVTEQCVLYSALDAHIRQLRVTVPEDAVAHIHADLAEAALRMMERNMSASVVKAEAVVF; this is encoded by the coding sequence ATGGCCAAGGGTGCGCTCATCGTCATCGACATGATCAACACGTACGACCACCCCGACGCGGAGCAACTGGTCCCCTCCGTCCGGACCGCGTTGCCCTCCCTGACCGGTCTGGTCGACCGGGCCCGCTCCGAGGGCGTGCCGGTGATCTACGCCAACGACAACTTCGGCGAATGGCGCTCGCACCACGGGGAGCTCGTCGAGACGAGTCTGGCGGGCAAGAACGCCGAACTCGTCCGCCCGCTGCTGCCCGCCGACAACGACCTCTTCGTCGTCAAGGCACGACACTCCATCTTCTACGAGACGCCGCTCGAGTACCTGCTCAAGCAACTCGGCGCGGACCACGTCGTGCTCTGTGGCCAGGTGACCGAACAGTGCGTGCTGTACTCGGCATTGGACGCCCACATCCGCCAACTGCGTGTCACCGTGCCCGAGGACGCGGTGGCGCACATCCACGCGGACCTCGCCGAGGCGGCCCTGCGCATGATGGAGCGCAATATGAGCGCTTCCGTCGTGAAGGCCGAGGCCGTCGTCTTCTGA
- a CDS encoding SRPBCC family protein — protein MAVRHHLIDRPPSAVWAVLEDATLYGKWVVGTTRSRPDKGVWPELSSSITYILRVGPKELTGHTVVRRIDRPGALELEASGGPLGSARIAFDIRAWGDEKTLVIVDEHPLKGFGAALHNVVLDAALQIRHRSMLARLARLVEEKSGPVAVA, from the coding sequence ATGGCAGTCCGTCATCACCTCATCGACCGGCCTCCGTCCGCCGTGTGGGCGGTACTGGAGGACGCCACCCTCTACGGGAAGTGGGTGGTGGGCACCACCCGTTCACGGCCGGACAAGGGGGTGTGGCCGGAGCTCAGCTCCTCGATCACGTACATCCTGCGGGTGGGACCCAAGGAGCTGACCGGGCACACCGTGGTCCGCCGCATCGACCGGCCCGGAGCGCTGGAGCTGGAGGCGAGCGGCGGCCCGCTGGGATCGGCGCGCATCGCTTTCGACATCCGCGCCTGGGGGGACGAGAAGACCCTCGTCATCGTCGACGAGCACCCGCTCAAGGGCTTCGGAGCCGCTCTGCACAACGTGGTGCTGGACGCGGCGCTCCAGATCCGCCACCGCAGCATGCTGGCACGGCTGGCCCGGCTGGTCGAGGAGAAGTCCGGCCCCGTCGCGGTCGCGTAG
- a CDS encoding NAD(P)/FAD-dependent oxidoreductase: MVDAVVIGSGPNGLVAANVLADAGWTVEVLEEQPEPGGAVRSDREVHPDYISDMFSSFYPLAAASPVLAALELEREGLRWSHAPHVLAHPLLDGSCAVLDRDRRVTADALDGFAPGDGEGWLGLCHIWDRLGEDIVKALFAPFPPVLAGGVLAARLRAAGGLRLARSLVLPVRRLGDEEFLGEGGKLLLAGNALHADLAPEAAGSGGFGWLMSMLGQAHGFPVPVGGAGALTAALVRRLGSRGVAVRCGQQVTEVVVRQGRAVGVRTASGEGIPARRAVLADVSAPLLYGSLVPAEHLPPRILEDMRRFQWDFATFKVDWALNGPVPWSAPAAAGAGTVHLAEGVDELTRWAAQIARGLIPDRPFLLCGQMTTADATRSPLGTEAAWAYTHVPHRTKADAGADGLTGVWSTGERERMADRVEQQVERYAPGFRDRIRARRILSPTELEAADGNLRNGAINGGTASMHQQLVFRPVPGTGRPETAVKGLYLASASAHPGGGVHGAPGANAARAALRSRLGGGAALAATQRLLARRNRTGEADRRTP, from the coding sequence ATGGTCGACGCGGTAGTGATCGGAAGCGGACCGAACGGCTTGGTCGCGGCCAACGTGCTGGCGGACGCGGGCTGGACCGTCGAAGTGCTGGAGGAGCAGCCCGAACCGGGTGGCGCCGTCCGCAGCGACCGGGAGGTCCATCCCGACTACATCAGTGACATGTTCAGCTCGTTCTACCCTCTGGCCGCGGCCTCCCCGGTGCTGGCCGCCCTGGAGCTGGAGCGGGAGGGTCTGCGGTGGAGCCACGCTCCCCACGTGCTCGCCCATCCGCTGCTCGACGGCAGCTGCGCCGTGCTGGACCGTGACCGGAGGGTCACGGCGGACGCGCTGGACGGCTTCGCGCCCGGCGACGGCGAGGGCTGGCTCGGGCTCTGCCACATCTGGGACCGGCTCGGCGAGGACATCGTCAAGGCGCTCTTCGCGCCCTTCCCCCCGGTCCTCGCCGGCGGTGTCCTGGCGGCTCGCCTCCGCGCGGCGGGCGGCCTGCGGCTCGCGCGCAGCCTCGTGCTGCCGGTACGCCGTCTGGGGGACGAGGAGTTCCTCGGCGAGGGCGGCAAGCTGCTGCTGGCCGGCAACGCGCTGCACGCGGACCTGGCGCCCGAGGCGGCCGGCAGCGGCGGTTTCGGCTGGCTGATGTCGATGCTCGGCCAGGCCCACGGCTTCCCCGTTCCGGTCGGTGGCGCCGGAGCTCTCACCGCGGCCCTGGTGCGGCGGTTGGGCTCGCGCGGGGTCGCGGTGCGGTGCGGGCAGCAGGTGACCGAGGTGGTCGTGCGGCAGGGCCGTGCCGTGGGCGTCCGTACGGCGTCCGGAGAAGGCATCCCCGCCCGGCGGGCGGTCCTCGCGGACGTCTCGGCACCTCTCCTGTACGGCTCACTGGTCCCGGCGGAACACCTGCCGCCGCGGATCCTCGAGGACATGCGCCGGTTCCAGTGGGACTTCGCCACGTTCAAGGTCGACTGGGCGCTGAACGGGCCGGTCCCGTGGAGCGCGCCTGCCGCCGCCGGGGCCGGCACGGTGCACCTCGCGGAGGGCGTGGACGAGCTCACCCGCTGGGCGGCGCAGATCGCCCGGGGACTCATTCCGGACCGGCCGTTCCTCCTCTGCGGGCAGATGACCACCGCGGACGCGACGCGCTCGCCCTTGGGGACCGAGGCGGCGTGGGCCTACACCCATGTACCCCATCGGACGAAGGCGGACGCCGGGGCGGACGGCCTCACGGGCGTCTGGAGCACCGGGGAGCGGGAACGGATGGCGGACCGGGTGGAGCAGCAGGTGGAGCGCTACGCCCCCGGGTTCCGCGACCGCATCCGGGCGAGGCGCATCCTGTCGCCGACCGAGCTGGAAGCGGCGGACGGCAATCTCCGCAACGGTGCGATCAACGGCGGCACGGCTTCGATGCACCAGCAGTTGGTGTTCCGTCCGGTACCGGGCACGGGCCGCCCGGAGACGGCGGTCAAGGGGCTGTACCTGGCCTCCGCCTCCGCCCACCCGGGCGGCGGGGTGCACGGCGCACCCGGCGCCAACGCGGCCCGGGCCGCGTTGCGTTCGAGGCTGGGCGGCGGCGCGGCTCTGGCCGCGACCCAGCGACTGCTGGCCCGCCGCAACCGGACCGGCGAAGCCGATCGCCGGACGCCCTGA
- a CDS encoding DUF6228 family protein — MTVGAFAGLAERKTSVSLSRPRRTIMIPGGLAARLAAVDMKRLGIQPYGLYRGGVIEDGRVVRVGDSGPRPVHLLFSEQARPFGDDPVLDFLVKARGRRVSVETQVRTWDGDGLDAFLSSLADGFRGWEGVRAWRSLEHDLTVSAEHHSGGYVHLTWGVHGRPPAGEWHFETITVHAAGEEMRNLAADFHSFLTSVVA, encoded by the coding sequence GTGACGGTCGGGGCGTTCGCCGGGCTCGCGGAGCGCAAGACCTCCGTATCGCTCTCACGCCCCCGGCGGACAATCATGATTCCGGGAGGGCTCGCGGCCCGCCTCGCAGCAGTGGACATGAAGCGCCTTGGCATCCAGCCCTACGGCCTCTACCGTGGCGGAGTGATCGAAGACGGTCGCGTGGTGCGCGTGGGGGACTCCGGACCCCGACCGGTCCATCTGCTCTTCTCCGAGCAGGCAAGGCCGTTCGGGGACGACCCCGTACTCGACTTCCTGGTGAAGGCTCGCGGGCGAAGGGTGAGCGTCGAGACGCAGGTGCGGACGTGGGACGGCGACGGCCTCGACGCTTTCCTCTCCTCGTTGGCCGACGGATTCCGCGGCTGGGAAGGAGTTCGCGCTTGGCGCTCCCTGGAACACGACCTGACAGTCTCGGCGGAACACCACTCAGGCGGCTACGTCCACCTGACGTGGGGCGTCCATGGCCGACCTCCGGCCGGGGAGTGGCACTTCGAGACCATCACGGTGCACGCGGCCGGCGAGGAGATGCGAAATCTCGCCGCAGATTTCCATTCTTTTCTCACGAGCGTGGTCGCGTAG